Part of the Sphingorhabdus pulchriflava genome is shown below.
TCTATGTGTCGCCCGCGAGCGCGCATCTGATCTGCAGCCAGCGGGGTGCGCACAAGATTGTCGACCATCTCGATTATTACCCCGACAGTCGCTACAGCCCGTCAGTCGATGCGCTGTTTGCCTCAGTCGCGGAAATTTATGCACAGGATGCATTGGCGATCGTTCTCAGTGGTATGGGAAATGACGGGGCTGCAGGCGCAAAGCTATTGGCGGCGAATAACGCGCGTGTTCTGGTTCAGGATGCAGAGAGCTCTGTAGTTTGGGGTATGCCAGGAGCTGTGGCAAAGGCCGGACTAGCAAATGCCATTCTGCCCCCGGCCCATCTCATCAGATACCTTGCAAAGGTTGCCTCGGCATGAGCGAAGCAACGGTCAGCAAGGCGCATTTGAAGCTTGCCGAATTGCTGGCGCGTGAAACCGGACAACAACTTCTCGCCAATCGGCACTGGCGCGTCGAAATGGCACTCAAGCCGTTGATGCGAAAACATTCTATTCCTGACATTGGTATGCTGGCGTCGCTCTTGGGCGCAGATGGAGACAAGGCCTTGCAAACCGAATGCGTTGAATCGATGATCAATAACGAAACCTGCTTTTTCAGGGATCAGGCGAACTTTGCACTGCTCACCGGGCCGGTTCTGGATTCAATCCGGGCCGCGCGTGCCTCGACGAAAAAAATGCGTATCTGGTCTGCGGCCTGCTCTACCGGGCAAGAGCCCTATTCGCTCGCGATGGCCTTTCTCGAAAATGCCGAGAAATGGCGAGACTGGTCTATCCAGATATTCGCGACCGACATTTCCACCCTTGCGTTGAGCAAAGCCCGCAAAGCACTTTACTCGCAGTTTGAAATCCAGCGTGGCTTACCTGTGATGCTGATGCTCAAATATTTTGACCAGGTTGACAGTGACTGGTCGGCGCGTGAGCCGGTGCGCAAAATGGTGACATTCGCACAGCACAATCTCCTTCAATCGTCACGGCATTTGGGGCAATTTGATTTGGTGCTGTGTCGTAATATGTTGATGTATCTGTGCGATGATCGCAGGCGCGACGTTCTGGAGAATTTGGCCAATGCTACGGCGCCAGATGGATATCTGATGTTGGGTGCTGCTGAAACAGTGATTGGCCAGACATCCAGATTTGAAGCATCGCGCGAGTTTCGCGGATTTTACGAGCGGTCGAAAAATGTCTCGTCCAGCGCGATAAATCTCCAGGCGGCACGTCGGTCCTGAAACCGTCTTTGCTTGAATCTGACGCCACCGGGCGTATGGATTAGAGCATGATCTGGAACCCATCCCCCAATTTTGGTGAGCGAACGCTGCCGATTACGATGCTGGTACTGCACTATACCGGCATGAAAAGCGGCGCAGCAGCAATTGACTGGTTGGCGAACCCCGCTTCCAAAGTGTCGGCGCACTACGTCGTCGATGAAGATGGCCAGATAGTCCATATGGTCCGCGAAGAGCAACGCGCGCAGCATGCGGGCCTATCTTATTGGCGGGGCATAACCGATTGCAACAGTGCCAGTATAGGGATTGAAATCGTCAATCCCGGGCATGAATGGGGATATCGGCCCTTCCCCGAAGAACAGATGGCTGCCTTGGTGCCGCTGGTTGCAGAAATTGTTCGGACTTATTCGATTCCTCCACGCAATGTCGTCGGACACAGCGATGTTGCCCCGGCGCGCAAAGAAGATCCGGGAGAACTTTTTGATTGGGAGCGATTGGCAAAGCTGGGATTGGCTGTGCCGCGTCCGACCAGGAACCTTGTCGATCCAGGCTGGGGGGATGCTGCCTTCCTGCTGGCACTCGAACGCTATGGCTATGGCATCGCCGATGGCCCCAAGGCCGTTGTTGCGTTCCAGCGCCGCTTCCGGCCTGAAAATGTCGATGGCGTAATCGATGGCCAATGCCGCGCGATCCTGTGGAGCCTGCTCTTGGAACATGAAGGCGGACCTGCTATCGGCTGATGCGCCAGAGGGTCGGGCGACCGCCGGTACTTCGCTTGCGAGGTGCGGGAGGAAAGTCCGGGCTCCAGCGAGGAACGGTGCCGGATAACTTCCGGCTGGGGCAACCCAAGGGAAAGTGCCACAGAAAGCATACCGCCGCGGCTTCGGCCGGGTAAGGGCGAAAGGGTGCGGCAAGAGCGCACCGCGCGGGCGGCAACGTCAGCGGCACGGCAAACCCCACCGGGAGCAAAATCGAATAGGGGCGGCACATGGCATCCTCCTGCCAGTCGCCCGGGTTGGTTGCTTGACCCTTGTCGCAAGACACGGGCTAGAGGAATGGTCGCCTATCCCTTCGGGGTGGACAGAACCCGGCTTACAGACCCTCTGGCACTTTTTCCAATAGAAATAGATTGCTCCAAGGATCGTCAATATGACGGCTTCGACCAGTATCGGTTCGATTACGCGCGGCGCATTACCATCAATGCCAAGGCTCACTAGCCGGCCCAATAGTGCCAGCGCGGGGAGCAGCCACGTCGCCAAAAGCCAAGTTGCGCTCCGTTTCCATGCCGCGATTAAGGCAAACACCGCGATCGCGAGAAAAAGTCCGCCTATGTCTGCCCGGATATTGGCCGAACCGATAGCACCCACCACCTCGATACCGCGAGTTGCGGCTAAGGTTTCAACGGCGAACCAATGCTGAAAAACGGAGAGCAACGATAACAAGCCAATTAGGACTACCAAAGCACGTGAAAACAACATCATGGCGGTCAATCCCTCCCTTTTTATTTACATAATGTCTTGATT
Proteins encoded:
- a CDS encoding N-acetylmuramoyl-L-alanine amidase, producing MIWNPSPNFGERTLPITMLVLHYTGMKSGAAAIDWLANPASKVSAHYVVDEDGQIVHMVREEQRAQHAGLSYWRGITDCNSASIGIEIVNPGHEWGYRPFPEEQMAALVPLVAEIVRTYSIPPRNVVGHSDVAPARKEDPGELFDWERLAKLGLAVPRPTRNLVDPGWGDAAFLLALERYGYGIADGPKAVVAFQRRFRPENVDGVIDGQCRAILWSLLLEHEGGPAIG
- a CDS encoding CheR family methyltransferase; this encodes MSEATVSKAHLKLAELLARETGQQLLANRHWRVEMALKPLMRKHSIPDIGMLASLLGADGDKALQTECVESMINNETCFFRDQANFALLTGPVLDSIRAARASTKKMRIWSAACSTGQEPYSLAMAFLENAEKWRDWSIQIFATDISTLALSKARKALYSQFEIQRGLPVMLMLKYFDQVDSDWSAREPVRKMVTFAQHNLLQSSRHLGQFDLVLCRNMLMYLCDDRRRDVLENLANATAPDGYLMLGAAETVIGQTSRFEASREFRGFYERSKNVSSSAINLQAARRS